The window GCGTGAGTATGAGCGTATCCGCGAGTGCGAGGGACTGCATCACCGTCGCGATCTCATGGTAGCCGTCATCCCGAAGCCCCAGAACATCGAGCGTCAGATTGATTTTCGCCCGTCCGAGAATCGTCACCATAGGAAGCCTCCATTGCTCCGAGGAAATTTTTGATGTGTGCCGCTTCGCATATCATCCGTATTTCCTTCTATTTCCAGATTAACAGGATTTACAATTATATTCAATAGTTTTTTCTATTATTTCTCAAAAAATCGTGACCGGGTCGATGTCGATTGCGATCTCATCGCGCAAATGTACCCCCTGTTCCCGCAAAAACGTCTGTACCTCCGCAAGAGCATCGGTCTTGATAAGCACGATAAAGCGATAGATGCCGCGTTCCCGCTCGATGAGTGCCGGCGATGGGCCGATCACCGCGCAGCCCTGCCGCCCTGCAAATGCCGTTTGTGCTGCAGCGACAAAATTCCGTGCCGCCGCCCATGCGTGCGCACGCTGCGGATCGCGAAACAGCAGCTTCACGAGGCGGCTGAACGGCGGATAGAAAAGCTCGCGGCGCAATTCGATCTCGTGCGCATAGAACGCCTCGTAGTCCTGCCGCATCGCTGTGCGTACGGCGTAGTGCTCGGGATTGTACGTCTGCACAATGACCGCGCCACGTGCACCGTGCCGCCCCGCACGTCCCGCCGTCTGCGTGATGAGCATGAAACAGCGCTCCGCCGCGCGAAAATCCGGCAGATTGAGACTTGCATCCGCACTGATGATGCCCACAGCGTGCACGCCGGGCAGGTCATGCCCCTTTGCCACCATCTGCGTGCCGAGCAGGATGTCAAAATCGCGTTTGCGGAATTGCGTCAAAATCTCCGTATGTGCGAGTTTTCGCCCCGTCGTATCGCGATCCATGCGCACAAGCCGCGCCGTCGGGAGCATCTGCCCCAGTTCCTCTTCGAGCTTTTCCGTACCCGAGCCGAAGTATTTGATGCAGCGGCTGCCGCATTTCGGACAAGTATCGGGTACGGGTACGCGTTGGTCGCAATGATGGCAGACGAGGACACCGTTTGCATGATAGACGAGCGGCATTCCGCAGTCCTTGCACATCATCACTGCACCACAGGAGCGGCACAGGACGAACGTGGAGTACCCGCGCCGGTTCAGCATGATAATCGCCTGCTCATGATGTGCCAGCGTATCCGTGAGGAGATTGCGCAGCGCGGGTGAGATGATCGTGCGCCGCCCGCGCCGCAGTTCCTCACGCATATCAACGACACGCACCTCGGGCAGCGGCTGACTTCCGATGCGCTCGGGCATCGTGAGGAGTGTCAGTTCCCCCGCCCGCGCACGCGCGTACGACTCAAGCGAGGGGGTCGCACTGCCGAGCACGAGGATCGCACCGTGCCGCCGCGCGAGGATCTCCGCGACTACCCGCGCATGGTAGCGCGGTGATTCGTCCTGTTTGTAGGACATATCCTGCTCCTCGTCGAGGATGATCGCACCGACATCGGCGGCGGGCGTAAAGAGTGCCGAACGCGCACCGAGGATGATGCCCGCATCCCCGCGCCGCACACGAAAGATCGCGTCGTTGCGCTCGGCGAGCGAGAGCTTACTGTGCAGAACGACAATATCGCCCGCAAACACCTTCTGAAAAGCAGTGATAAGCTGCCCCGTCAGGGCAATCTCCGGCACGAGCACAATCACCTGCCGCCCTGCCGCACGCACGGCGCGTGCCGCCTCGATGTAGACGCGGGTCTTGCCGCTGCCCGTCACACCGTGCAGCAGATAGCCGTGAAACGAGCCCTCCGCAATGCCTGCGTTCAGCTGCGTGACCGCCGCCCGCTGCGCCTCCGTCAGCGGCGCCGCAGATGCAGTGACCGCCCCCGCAGCGTAACCGGAGCGCAGTCTGCGCCGCAGATGTTCCGTCAGGTATCCGGCTGCAACAAGTTTTTTGATTGTCGCCAAGGAAACGCCCTTGTCATCAAGCGCGGCGCGCGTATACGTGTCCTGCTCCCGAAAGAGGGCAAGTGTCCGCATCTGCGCCGGTCTGCGCGTAAGTTCCGCAAGCCGTTCATCCGTGACCTCCGACGCCGTGTAGAACTTCTCGTACTGCGCCTTGTCGCGCTTGTCCGCACGGTACTCCTTGCACACAAGGCGGTAACGCAGGAGTTTCTCTACGCTCTCCTCCACCGCGACAGTGGGGAGTGCCCGTCGCAGTTCCACGATGCGATGTCCGCCATGTTCGCGCAGATATGTGTAGACGGCGTGCACACGCGCGTCCGCAAGCAGGGGGTGCGCTTCATCCGCATCATCCGCCGCCACATAGACGGGAAAGATGCGCAGCCCGCTCTTGCCCGGCATAAAAAGACGCATGATCTCCGCCGACGAGCAAAGGTAGAAGTCCGCAAGTTCCTGTGCGGCAGCAAGGAGTTCGGGGGAAAACCAAGCCTCCTCATCCACCGCTGCGACAATGTCCTTCAGCGTGTGTTTCCCATCCCGCGCCGCATCGTAGGGACGTACGCGGGTGACGAAGCCCTCCTTGCGCACATTGCCGAACGGAACGAATACACGCCACCCTGCCGTGACCTGTGCCAAATCTTCCGGCAGGCGATAGGTGAACTCCTGCCGGATGCTTTTGATCGGAATGTTGATATAGACATCCGCAACGGTCATATGTTCACTTTCTCACCAAAAAAGCCGTTACACGAATGCGTTCGTGCAACAGCTCCTTTCCATACATTCCTACGATGCAATTATCGCCTGATGCGCAAGGATTTTCTTGCCCGCCTGACAAGCGGGGCAGATGCAGGTATCCTCTCCCTGCTCCTTCGCCTGCTTCGCCGCAGCAGCAAGTTCCCCTGCTTTCTGTGCGCCGAACACAGCCGTACCGTCCGGCGACTCCGTAAAACCGATGAGCTGGTCGATTGTCAGCACATCGCTCTTTATTTCATCAATGAGTGTCCGAAACGCAGATTTTTCCTGCGGCGTGTCCACTGCCCCCAGAAATGCCTCTGCTTTTGCCTTCAGTCCTTCGTAGACCGACGGCGCATCGGCCAACTTCTGCACCTCATCGATCACGGCACTGCGATCCAACGCCATCCTTCATCCTCCTCAATTCTCTGACTAGGGAATCGCTGATAAAATGAAGTCCGTCAGATTGGCGTAGATTTTTCGTCCGAACAAGGAGACAAACCGGACGCATAGCCAAAGCTATGTGGAGGATTTGTCGACACAGTGCGGGCAAAAAAGATGCGCTAAGATGGCGCGGCTGAATTTATCAGTGCTTCCCTAAAACAATCTATTCGTTATTATAGGATAAAGGTTCACGTTTGACAACTGAAAAAAATTTGATTTTTCAAATTCCGAATATTTTTCTCGGAATTGTGGTTTTGGTCACATTCTTTCGGGGATATTCCGTGTATAATGAACACAGAAATACGCAAGACACACAAGGAGGAAACATCATGACAATCCTGAACAATATCCAACATCAACAGCCACTCCTGCTCAAGGAGCAGGTCGCATACGCCGAGGGACAGGTCGTCAGCAAGACGCTCGTTCAGAACAAGGGGCTTGGCATCACGCTCTTTGCCTTCGCGAAGGGCGAGGGCATCAGCACACACGCCTCCACGGGCGACGCGCTTGTCACGGCACTTGAGGGCGAAGGGGTTATCACGATCGACGACGTGACTTACACACTCAAGGCGGGCGAAAGCATCGTCATGCCCGCAGCTCATCCGCACTCTGTCTACGCAGCGAAGGAAACGCCGTTCAAGATGATGCTTGTCGTCGCGTTCCCCGCAGCGTAAATATATCGTTATATCTCAATACAGTTCTCCCTGAACGTCCCCCGCAGCACTTTGCTGCGGGGGACGTTTCTACTCTTCCTCCTGCCGCAGGGCAGAGCCCCTTTTCTCCTGCATAAACGTGCGCGGCGAACAATTCATATACTTCTTGAACACGGTACAAAAATTCTTATAGTCGCCAAATCCATTTTCCTCCGCAACCTCATAGACGCGGTACTTGCCCGAGGAGAGCTGCGCGATGGCGCTGCTCAAACGTGTGCGCGTCAAGAATTCCAAAAAGGTCTGCTCCGTCGCTTCCTTGAATTTGCGGCTGAGATAGCTCGCACTCACACCCGCCTCCTCGGCGAGGACTTCGATGCTGAGTTTCTCTCGGTAGTCTGCGTGAATCCGCTCCATCGCATGACGCACATAGGGGTTCAATGCCGTATCCGCGAAATATCGCTGCCAATCTCCCCCCTCCGGAAGCTGTGTCCCGCTGCCCATTCGTACGGCAGCAAGTTTACGCATCAGCGCAGCCAGTTCCTCCTCATCGACAGGTTTCAGCAGATAATCCGCCGCTCCCAGTCGGACTGCCTTTTTGGCATAGGCAAACTCTGCATAGCTCGTGAGAAAGATGAGCTGCGGCA of the Selenomonas dianae genome contains:
- a CDS encoding response regulator transcription factor; translation: MLRILIVEDEEIIRRGLISVIDWAGMGCCVVGDAPDGRAGLELLRAERPDVVLTDIRMPRMDGIEMAERARAEGILPQLIFLTSYAEFAYAKKAVRLGAADYLLKPVDEEELAALMRKLAAVRMGSGTQLPEGGDWQRYFADTALNPYVRHAMERIHADYREKLSIEVLAEEAGVSASYLSRKFKEATEQTFLEFLTRTRLSSAIAQLSSGKYRVYEVAEENGFGDYKNFCTVFKKYMNCSPRTFMQEKRGSALRQEEE
- the priA gene encoding replication restart helicase PriA translates to MTVADVYINIPIKSIRQEFTYRLPEDLAQVTAGWRVFVPFGNVRKEGFVTRVRPYDAARDGKHTLKDIVAAVDEEAWFSPELLAAAQELADFYLCSSAEIMRLFMPGKSGLRIFPVYVAADDADEAHPLLADARVHAVYTYLREHGGHRIVELRRALPTVAVEESVEKLLRYRLVCKEYRADKRDKAQYEKFYTASEVTDERLAELTRRPAQMRTLALFREQDTYTRAALDDKGVSLATIKKLVAAGYLTEHLRRRLRSGYAAGAVTASAAPLTEAQRAAVTQLNAGIAEGSFHGYLLHGVTGSGKTRVYIEAARAVRAAGRQVIVLVPEIALTGQLITAFQKVFAGDIVVLHSKLSLAERNDAIFRVRRGDAGIILGARSALFTPAADVGAIILDEEQDMSYKQDESPRYHARVVAEILARRHGAILVLGSATPSLESYARARAGELTLLTMPERIGSQPLPEVRVVDMREELRRGRRTIISPALRNLLTDTLAHHEQAIIMLNRRGYSTFVLCRSCGAVMMCKDCGMPLVYHANGVLVCHHCDQRVPVPDTCPKCGSRCIKYFGSGTEKLEEELGQMLPTARLVRMDRDTTGRKLAHTEILTQFRKRDFDILLGTQMVAKGHDLPGVHAVGIISADASLNLPDFRAAERCFMLITQTAGRAGRHGARGAVIVQTYNPEHYAVRTAMRQDYEAFYAHEIELRRELFYPPFSRLVKLLFRDPQRAHAWAAARNFVAAAQTAFAGRQGCAVIGPSPALIERERGIYRFIVLIKTDALAEVQTFLREQGVHLRDEIAIDIDPVTIF
- a CDS encoding secretion protein HlyD, translating into MFRPNKETNRTHSQSYVEDLSTQCGQKRCAKMARLNLSVLP
- a CDS encoding cupin domain-containing protein, whose translation is MTILNNIQHQQPLLLKEQVAYAEGQVVSKTLVQNKGLGITLFAFAKGEGISTHASTGDALVTALEGEGVITIDDVTYTLKAGESIVMPAAHPHSVYAAKETPFKMMLVVAFPAA